The genomic segment caaatgttttccattttataAGTTGCCTTTATTTTCAGAGCCAAACAAGACCAATGGGAATTGCATGCATGTCTATCTGACTGGAAGACTCACATTGTGTTTGGCCGCCATCTCGCAACCCTGGTCACTCGTCACCTTCCTCAAATGCACCAAGTCCACTTTGTTAGCCACCAGGATCATGGGGAAGGATTCTCTGTTGGAAAGCAAACAAGACAGAATGgaatattaataataagcaCAGGAACGATAATAATATCAGTAAAAAACTATCTGGTGCAGACACATCACAGCAGTGAGGCTCTCACCGGTCTTTCACCCTGAGGATGAGCTGGTGAAAGCGGTCCACGTGCTCAAAGCTGGCCTTGTCTGTGACGGAGAACACGATGAGGAAGCCGTCGCCTGTCCTCATGTACTGCTCTCGCATGGCACTGAACTCCTCCTGTCCTGCTGTGTCCAGCACTGGAACAACATTTGGTTTGGGGTTTAGAGACAATAACATAAGATTATATAACCAAACATTAAACTTCCACTACTATTTATTCGCATGGGTGCCTCACCAACTGCACATTATCAGTGACCCAGCATTTTATCAAACACAAATTGCCATTCTAGTGAGCACAGCATCAAGGGGTCATTTATGGGGGTCAATACACCACCAAACAATCATCCTGCTCCACTaaattgaagtgaaaataaacttattgTATGCTGCTGTAGTGCTTGTGGAGTGTGTAAGGCTAAAAAGCCACATCAATTCAAATAGTGGTCAAGTggtctttattgtcattcctcaATATGCATCGCTATACACTGGGATACACTATACATGGGACACACTGTATGTTGTGTCCATCACTAAAAAGAACTGATAACTTCAGAATCTGCACACATTTAGACTGGAATTCACATTGCTATTTGATTTGTCTCATCGGggcaaatatattaaaatatattcacaTTTATGTTTAGTTGCTCAAAACGGTAGTTTCCTTTACACAAAGTAAAGATTTAGAGAAATCAAGTTATGACTGTTGCCACAGCATTAAAGGATTAATATACTATTAATACCTGCCATTAAGCAGATATCTGCTCTAAAAATGAGGGataaatatagagaaaaagaTCATTAGCGTGATGCCGGAGACACTACCATCCAAAATAGCCCACTGTCCGTCGATCTCCGTGTGCTTCAGGTAGGAGTCCTCAATGGTCGGATCATAATCGGGCACGAAAATCTTCTGGAAAAACTGGATGGTGAGAGCGCTCTTGCCCACGCCACCgtcccccaccaccaccagcttATACGTGGGGAGATTGTCGCTAGGCACTGCGCTGGTCGCCATGACAACAGCTATACCTGCAAGACAGGGAAGGAGAGCTTGTTGGTaacctgctgctgcagctgacTGCTTCCTCTAGCATCTAAAAAGCAGGAGGTCATATGAGAACCAGGCTCAGCATGAAGACTGAAGCGTCTAAGGTTTAAATGAGGGGATGCTACGCGCTTTCTGCGGAGACGCTGAGGTTTGAGAGCGACATCTACTTGAGCAAAAGCTAAAATGAGCCAAAGAACCACAGAGGAAGTGTGGTCTTCTCTAGACTCTCACACTGAGGTTCGCTTTAATTATGTCGGTTTCCTGCAAGGCACCAGACGTGGAACAGATGCTGGTTTTTCAACCTTCGTAGATTTTCTTCAGCATTTAtttagagatacagagatacagatagagagagacagagagacagagagatagatagagagagagagacagagagagacagagagatagagagagagagatacagacagagagatagagatagagagagacagagagagatagagacagagagagatacagacggagagagggagacagagagagacagagagagatacagacagagagagagacagagagagagagagagacagagagagacaaagagacagagagagacagagagagagatacagacagagatagagagacagagagagagatagagagagacacagagagagagagagagagagagagagaaagagagagagatacggacagagagagagagagagagagagagagatacagacagagagagagagagagacagagagagagatagagagatacagagagagagagatagagacagagagacagagagagagagacagagaaacagatagagagagatacagagatagagacagagatagagatagagagagatacagacatacaggcagagagagagagagtcagagagagagatggagagaaagattgagaaatagagatacagacagagagagcgacagagagatatggacagagagagcgacagagacagagagaccgcTCTCGAGAAAAATTTGCCCAGCACTTGACTCTTTCTGTTCACTATTAAGCTTCTGCTAGAGTAGAATAGGACTTTCTAAAAAATACAACATGATCTCTACCTTTAAAATGGCCATGATATTTTGTATAAAACCTCTTGTCTGACCCTATTGTGGATTCACAAAGACAGAAGTCAGTAATGACAGGCAACGTTTCGGCTAACGCCGCTGTACTGGCGGACTCAAAGTCGTCTTCTAGAGTGaaattcctgtttttcttctgacGACCACTGGCAGCCAGCCAATAGTAACCAATCATACGTCAGGACCCGCCCACAGCTGTCAACAATGAAATGAACTCTTGCATGAGCAGAAGCTTAATATCGAGCTGAGACAACAGTCGAGAGTCAGGCTAATCTTCCTCACGTGCAAGAGTCGTTTTCCTCGCTTGCGAATTTTAAACTGGATCGATGCCATACAGATTCCACGATTGTGTCCCTCTCGGCTCTCCTAAACAGCTTTTAATTGTCTTTTAAAGCGATACCCTCAGCGCTCTCAGCACTACGCTGGACCGTGTTCGTGGGAGAACTACAGacaaatcaacaagcagcaaactaacaaaagagGGGCTCCAGTCCATCCCAGTTACACTTTGCCTTGTGTTGCAATTTCATAATAAACAAcccaaaagaaatgatccaaaatcacttgttacaaaaacctacattaaaagacaaaatgtgtTGCACACAGTTCAATTCCTCACTGTCATAATTACATAAATTCAGTATCAGCTCCACAGTAGTTACTACATAATACATCTTAAGACTAAAAACTGAGTAACAGGCCTAGAGTGTAAGGGGTTAATGAACTGCGGATGTCAGGGTGGGAGTTCTAGCAGTGGTGTGGTTCACTTCACAAGTATTTCACATTTCTAACCAAGCCACAAGTCTGAAGCCTTTTATTGCACAGCGTATAAGACAAGCTCTAAAGGGGTTTTCCCACAGTGGGACGCAATAATACTTACAAAACTCTCTCTTCATTGTTGGGGTTTTCACAACCCTCTTATGCCAGATAGagcaaaaaaaacaggtttCTATACTGGGAAAAACTGCAGAAGCTCAAACGATTGTCACTGTGGAGCTTCCTGCATCTTTCTCTAGTAATAGAGATGGAAAACGTGTAGGTTTTGGATCAAAACTTCCCTAAATGACCTATGTTGCTGAGGTAGTAGTGAAATCATCACTGTAACTTCATTAGACCAGAGGGCATAGGGATGGTACAATACCACTCTTTCTGTTCCGATACTAATACCGATACCAGAATCCTGAGTATCGGCCGATACCGATCCCATCCAGTATTTTATTCTTTCAGAAACTAGTAAGCTTTAAAATCAGCTTTTTTTCAACTGAAGATCTTTAATTAAGATAAGCATCTAAAAGTAGACCCATCACACTGAAACTACTCAACACCATCAACCCCACAGCTGACAACAccacagagtgacagagagagagttgatAGGTGGGTGAGTGAGAGTGggtgagagtaagagagtgagtgagtgagagagtcagtgagtgagagagtatgacagtgAGTATGAGAGTGAgtatgagagtgagtgagtgagtgagagaccaagtgagtgagagtgagtatgacagtgagtgactgagtatgagtgagtgagtgagagagaatgagagtgagtgagtgagagactgagtgagtgagagagtatgacagtgagtgagtatgagtgagtgagtatgaaagtgagtgaatgagagagtgagtgtgagagtgagtgagagtatgagagtgagtgagcaagagagagtatgagagtgCGTAttagagtgagtgtgagagtgagtaagtgagagtatgaaagtgagtgagtgagtgaaagagtgagtgagagagtgagtgaaagactgagtgagagagtgagtgaaagagtgagtgagtgagtgaaagagtgagtgagagagtgagtgaaagactgagtgagagagtgagtgaaagagtgagtgagtgagtgaaagagtgagtgagagagtgagtgaaagactgagtgagagagtgagtgaaagagtgagtgagagagtgagtgagagagtgagtgagagagtgagtgagtgaaagagtgagtgagagagtgagtgagtgaaagagtgagtgagagagtgagtgagtgaaagagtgagtgagagagtgagtgaatgctACTACAGGGGAGATTTGTAACAGCATTAAATCCTTTTTTCCATCCCATTTCCCGtctagcattttctgctgttatGTGCCAACAAGTCAGAGCCAGAATTAAAAGACAGTTTAAATCATTAAACATTAGAGGTTTTTAAGCAGTTAATGACGTGTTAATGCGGTGAATAATATTAACACAACAAAGTTTTCGAGTTTAACCCTTCAAACCATCCGTAGtactgaagcccagctgcagtgATCTGTACAccggcataacattctgaccacctccttgtttctacactcattgtccactttatcagctccacttactgtatagctgcactctgtagttctacagttacagactgtagtccatctgtttctctgatactctgttaccctgttcttcagtggtcaggacccccatggaccctcacagagcaggtactatttgggtggtggatcattctcagcactgcagcatgtggtggtggtgtgttagtgtgtgttgtgcccACTTACTGTCCACCCTATACTGACACTTTACACTTATTATcagattatttcacttatttcttGACATCTTGTACTTGAAATAAGTACAagataataagtaaataagtttgcttatttcaagaaattCGCTTGAAACCTGCAAAGTTATCTGTCAATATAGGGAGATGATTTtctacttaataaaattacttaaagcaAGTAAGACATCTAAACATAAGTGAAATACTTATAAGCTTACACTAATCTCAGAATGAGGAATATTAGAAATGTAGACTACCTTTAAAACAATTTAGCCTGTTAAGACATCATTTCTTGCAATGTAGTGAGAAGAAATCATAACCGTATCTCGCcatcataacaaaacctcatatcgcCGAAATAGTACCATTTCAGGCcacttctattggtccactTCTATTCTCTTTTTCGTGAAAAGGCTTCAACAAAATTCACTCctacctttctttctttctttctttcttctaagTGCTGGAGATGACCCACTGACACTGTCTTGACACCAGTGAGGCCAGCAGCACAGCGGCCGTGGCAGGCTGTGAATGGAGGCCCTGCCTGTGCCGCTCTGGGAGGAAACGACCGTCAGCAGGGAGACGGCCGTCCCCTTCCTGCGGTCCACAATACGAGGAAGGAGCGAGTTTCCTTCCTAATTCCATCCACGTCGTATCAGAGCACCCCCGTTCACGAGGGAACCCGATCACGCCTCACTCTTACACATCCAGCACAGCAACGTCAACCTGTCCACTTAGGCCCAGACTCATCACGGGTCACGGCCCGTCCGGGATTCGAACACATCCGAACGTGACAAGTGCTTAGCAACGCTGGCAGGGCTTGAGGCGCCAAATCAAGTTAAGATTTTCTCAACTTTAAGCAAACGAGATAAGAGACAGTCAAGCAATAAGCTAAATGACTGGCTAAAATTCCTTGGACCAATCGTAGACTCGGGGAGTCTGAGGTCCCCAGTCTCTACGGTctaattttttatttctacGAGCATTTTGTAAATTTATAACCGCAGTTCATATCTTAAACTAGGGCTGCACCAATACCACTTTTTCCCATCTGATACTGATGCTGATACCATAACCCTTACGTACTGACTGATACGAGCTCTAACTTTACTAGACTATAAATCCTGATATTTGCAGTTCGACTTAAATATTTTGCTAAAAACTGTAATCTGTgtcaaataaaacatagaaataaagtccagactgtggtccatctgtttctctgatactttattagcccctttttttccctgttcttcagtggtcaggacccccatggaccctcacagagcaggtactatttggttggtggatcattctcagcactgcagtaacactgacgtggtggtggtgagtaagtgtgtgttgcgctggtctgagtggatcagagagcagtgctactggaggtTTTAAAtgcctcagtgtcgctgctggactgagaacagtccaccaaccaaaaataaccagccaacagggtcctgtgaccactgatgaaggactagaggacgaccaacacaaactgtgcagcagcagatgagctgtcgtctctgcctttacatctacaaggtggactgacaaggtaggagtgtctaatagagtggacagtgagtggacgcagtgtttaaaaactccagcagcactgctgtgtctgatccactcgcaccagcacaacacacactaacacaccaccaccacgtcagtgttactgcagtgctgagaatgatccaccacccaaatagtacctgctctgtgggggtccatgggggtcctgaccactgaaggacagggtaacagagtatcagagaaacagatggactacagtctgtaactgtagaactacagagtgcagctatacagtaagtggagctgataaactggacaatgagtgtagaaaaaaACAAGCCTCCCGAACaggactggaaattaaatgaacgaagggtggtctctgacttttgcacagtactatatatatatatatatatatatattggtttCCGAGTAGctaccaaataattcatagtagttacataTAATAGTCAGATGTAAAgattaataaatggaaaaaaaaaattataataagcTTCAAATTTAACACTCAAGAACAGCATCGGAAAGGGGTATTAGATgtcaaataagcaaacaaataaataaataaataagacaatGGCAAAAGGTCTCGTCATGCAGACCAAGAACATTCAAAGCACTGTTTTCCGAGGGCCTTTCTCTCTATATGGTGTATGTTATAGAGCCGTACAGTGACTTCATTAACAGCCCGAATGTGTCACAGTGAGTCACTACACTTCCACCGAACAACGTGGCCATTGTACAGCACAACTGCGTCCCAGTGCGCGTTCTCTGTTTGGAGCAGCTGAACTGGGAGCTGCTGGACCTGAATGCTGTATTGTGCTTTTCGTTTGAATCCAGCTCCGTCGTCATCGTGCGTGAAGATACCATCGCTGACAGGCTGTTTTATTGGCTCCATTGGGTGGCATTCGAAACAGGCCGCTGCCTTTCAGAAGTGCGAGCGAGGGGGGCTTCACTCTGGCCTTGGAGAGCAGCTGTTCCACATTTCAGTGACCACTGACACAGAAATAACTCAAACATGCTTCACATTAGCAGGGCTCAGCGATGCTGATGAAATCCAACATCGCGATATTCACAGTGTCAATATTTAAAcgagaattccactgattttttaataattcagCCGTAAGTCGTTCCGAGTGGTCTGGAGTTGAAACTGTtccttgtagagaaacttaccgtctctgatttctttacagcggtggtgagagaaaccagGGGCCGGATTACAGAAACTCCCTGTTTTCCTTATGATCTGAGGTCAAGATACGattttacagaagcaaatctgatcttaattgAAGGAAtcatatcttatcttatcttacagcatcttttccTATCtaaagttaggaaatcttaactttcTCGATTGAAGTCGACAATCAGCTGttatgtctgttacctagcaaccgaccatatGCGCACAGCggaaatgtaaacatgtaatcaagctagccagacagctaaGGTCAGCTAccgttactgatgtaaaaaactgtaaaacagaaCTAAAGCGTGATAAACTGAAAGCTAAGAATATCGTGTCAGCGCTTTTATTAGAGCGTCGCTGATcagcagtttcagtttcagtttcctaaATGCTTTAGCCGAGCGCACCAACGATATCCCTCCTAATAAACATacacgttcagctccgtctcctcattattcaccaccatcactgtaatttTATATCTGACGAGTTTTTTTTATCAAACATTAACACCTGAAGGTAATAAGAGGGACGGTGgagaaaactgctgtttttaatgaCGCTACATTTTTCTAGACTCTTGACTCAAAGCaccgttttcagtgtagataaatgtagcgTCATTATGCTGGTTATAGTGAACTGAGCTGCCTCTCACTGCATAAAACATGAGACGCAGGAGAttcaaacagaagttaagacgCTCTGAGTTTATGTTAAAGTCAAGGAAATATTTTGGATATTTTGTTTCTGTAATCCTGTTTTCTTATCGGGAAATAAGAGAAGACTATAGACTGAAGAACCGTCGTTCTGTAAAGGCTTCTGTCTTAACTGAAGCTGCCGTGACATCAAAGCAGATAAGATATGATCTCAGGCttaagaattttctgtaatatggcacaatgtctacaacacaaacagagccattttatttaccttccaaaaccaccactgaacctacacgtcttctgagtttttatacgtaatgttgatgatggtaaaacagtgacaGATCTGAAACTTTTTGCCTTGCAATGCTCAGCAtgcaccattaaaaaaaaaaaaaaaaaacacattttccaccaaattttggtctcaaaactatcacaaaacaacaGCTCAGACAACAGGCAGCTCATTCGTAACCATttcctgtaataactttctgtgagggagattttagaggcattaaactcttcagacgtctggttcccatcaccaccactgtgaataaatcATTTCTCTTTAAATCACATCACATCAATCAATGACTCTGCTTACATCTTAACTTTACTTacacagaaattctgaaaaattggtggaaatcCCCCTTGAAGCccctgaaaccaaaacaaaaaataagaacaacaaattatacttttactttttattattcaaatgtaTAAATCAGGCAAATCAAGAAGTGAACCACGTGATAGCTTCCATCATAAATCATGAATCCaagtaaaactaaaactaaaaggtAATTGATTTTCCACAATTTCTGCTTAAtcaaatggttgagatgtaggCAAAGTCATTCTCTTCATGTTCATATTAAGTGCTCTGCTCCAGAGAAACTCCAGAGCCAAaactgttcccagtggtggtgatgggaaccaggcgtccgaCCTACTTTACTCAAAGTTATCACATGAAATAGTCACGGATACGCTGCCTGACGCCTGAGTGTGTTTACGTGCACTTAATAATACCATCGTTATCAGATTCAGGCGGTTATCTGATGACTGAAGCGGTCAGATTAAGACCTAGAAATCCGCTTCAGAAACAAACCTTTTGCttagtaatcagattcctcagtgcacGTCGACCCTTACGCTGATTTCTTTCATTcgtctcagtctgtgcatgtgtaaaAAACAGAGCGCTGTCCCAGAAACAGCAAGCAACGTTGAACACATATAAGCACCTATAAGATGACGTTCAAATGcttttggagcgacgctgaagCCAATCAGATGCTTGATGAAAGGaagaatttaaatatattcatcGTCTACATAAATATATCCCCCTGTTGTCGTAAATCTATCGAGAAAGAGcgtttcagacatcaggcagcgtatttaCAGCCGTTTTTTCTGAGGGAGCTTTATGTACGTTCATATTTTCAGCGAAAGTGGCTCGgtgtttaaaataaagcagTGGGTTACGTTTACGTCACACGTTATTCTGTGCGTCTACTGGCTGTTTGCAAAGGTGTCACGCCTTGTATGGACTCTCCCAGTGTTACGGACTACATTTCCCAAGACACCTTGGGAAATCACGTGACGGCGGACTTCCCTGTAGAAGTCCCTTCCGGGTCCCTCAAGGACTCCATTACCCAGGAGGCAAGCGGTGATCATGTGATCAGTGACGATCAGCCTCGTACCTATCGGCGCTCTCGGTCACCAGAATATTGAACGGTTTCACCTGTGTGTTTATAGCGTCATGATCACATTTGTGATCATCTGTCATCACACACTTGGACTACGACTCTGCCTCGTGTTA from the Pygocentrus nattereri isolate fPygNat1 chromosome 6, fPygNat1.pri, whole genome shotgun sequence genome contains:
- the si:ch73-116o1.2 gene encoding ras-related protein M-Ras; protein product: MATSAVPSDNLPTYKLVVVGDGGVGKSALTIQFFQKIFVPDYDPTIEDSYLKHTEIDGQWAILDVLDTAGQEEFSAMREQYMRTGDGFLIVFSVTDKASFEHVDRFHQLILRVKDRESFPMILVANKVDLVHLRKVTSDQGCEMAAKHNITYIETSAKDPPMNVDKAFHELVRVIRQQVPERSLKKKKKMKWRGDRAAASPKPHCSIL